From the genome of Bacteroidota bacterium:
CACACCGCTTAACATGGATAATCCCTGTTCAGTAAAAGCATACGGCAAATATCTTGTGCCTCCTCTGCTCTTTGAGGTTTCAATTTGCAACCTCAAACTTTCCCATTCAGCTTTAGTTAACTGAAACATGAAATCTTTTGGAAAGCGTTTTATATTTCTTTTGACGGCAAGGTTTAAATTTTTGGTTCCTACTTCATAGAGTTCCGCAAGGTCAAAATCTAACATTACCTTTTGTTTTCTCACTTCGTAAATTTTTGTTTCAATTTTTTGCAGTTGCATAATGTTG
Proteins encoded in this window:
- a CDS encoding ORF6N domain-containing protein, producing the protein MQLQKIETKIYEVRKQKVMLDFDLAELYEVGTKNLNLAVKRNIKRFPKDFMFQLTKAEWESLRLQIETSKSRGGTRYLPYAFTEQGLSMLSGVLNSTKAIEVNIAIMRAFVFVRQYALTHKDLTDKLKALERKYNKQFKDIHAALNYLIDPPQPKRKRIGFKTGSGK